The following proteins are encoded in a genomic region of Liolophura sinensis isolate JHLJ2023 chromosome 7, CUHK_Ljap_v2, whole genome shotgun sequence:
- the LOC135470518 gene encoding kelch-like ECH-associated protein 1, whose product MSMASGSSSTGCQASQVGCYRPRPVTTDRPLDGSMHFTIMKHPKEALEIMNKLRLNGKLCDITLQVGEEKIFAHKIVMASASPYFKAMFTCGMREEVMETIPLHGIKPCTLAALVNFAYTSEIHVSEMNVCLLLPAATMFQMYHVVEACCVFLEHQLDPSNCIGIADFASEHGCLDLQKKARDYIYHHFTEVSKSEEFRELSGCQVVNLINRDELNVKCESEVYEAVISWVLHDEEKRKLKLEPMLAAVRCHYLPPNFVARQLKSCPLLRKNKQCFEYLTRIFEDLALHRKADEKQRKPLDPAVVYTAGGYLRQSLSNFEAYNPLKDKWTRLADLPVPRSGLSACSLRGQIYVVGGRNNSRDRNMDLAGVDVYDPQTDTWKACSAMSVPRNRVGVGTLDGMIYAVGGSHGSHHHNTAERYDPYTDKWHMVAPMATKRIGLGVGVVNRILYAVGGYDGDNRLNSVESYNPEKNEWCFVSPMKTTRSGAGVGCLDQYVYVLGGYDSHSQLRTVERYNTETDTWEDVAPMNTPRSALSVAVIAGKVFALGGYDGMDFLSSIEGYNPETNVWTEYTNMTCGRSGHGVAVGIQPSSHAPYMEGCGE is encoded by the exons ATGAGTATGGCATCTGGGTCAAGCAGCACAGGGTGCCAGGCAAGTCAGGTGGGATGTTACCGGCCACGCCCTGTGACCACAGACCGCCCCCTGGATGGCAGCATGCATTTCACCATCATGAAACACCCAAAGGAAGCTCTGGAGATCATGAATAAATTAAGACTAAATGGGAAGCTATGCGACATTACACTGCAAGTGGGAGAAGAGAAAATATTCGCCCACAAGATTGTAATGGCATCGGCAAGCCCTTACTTCAAAGCCATGTTTACGTGTGGGATGAGAGAGGAAGTCATGGAGACTATTCCTCTGCATGGTATCAAGCCCTGTACCTTGGCAGCACTTGTCAACTTTGCTTACACATCTGAAATTCATGTCAGTGAAATGAATGTGTGTTTGCTGTTGCCAGCTGCAACGATGTTTCAGATGTACCATGTTGTAGAGGCATGCTGTGTTTTTCTGGAACATCAGTTGGACCCGAGTAACTGTATTGGAATAGCCGACTTTGCCAGTGAACACGGCTGTTTGGACCTTCAGAAGAAAGCTAGAGATTATATTTATCATCATTTCACAGAAGTGAGTAAGAGCGAGGAGTTTCGAGAACTGAGCGGCTGTCAGGTTGTAAACCTGATCAATCGAGACGAACTCAACGTGAAATGTGAATCCGAAGTTTACGAGGCTGTGATATCCTGGGTGCTTCACGACGAAGAGAAAAGGAAATTAAAACTAGAGcctatgctggctgctgttcgCTGCCATTACCTTCCTCCAAACTTTGTGGCACGCCAGTTAAAAAGTTGTCCATTGCTACGAAAAAATAAGCAgtgttttgaatatttaacTCGGATATTTGAAGACCTAGCGCTTCATAGAAAAGCTGATGAGAAACAGAGAAAGCCGTTGGACCCTGCCGTGGTGTACACTGCGGGGGGCTATCTTCGGCAGTCTCTCAGTAACTTTGAGGCATATAATCCGCTTAAAGACAAATGGACACGCTTAGCGGATCTTCCAGTTCCAAGGAGTGGTCTAAGCGCATGTTCCTTACGAGGGCAGATATATGTAGTCGGTGGCCGCAATAATTCCCGTGATCGAAACATGGACTTGGCTGGTGTGGATGTTTATGACCCACAGACTGACACATGGAAGGCGTGTAGTGCCATGTCTGTACCCAGGAATCGGGTAGGCGTGGGCACGCTGGATGGAATGATATATGCTGTGGGTGGTTCCCATGGCTCTCATCATCATAACACAGCAGAAAG GTATGATCCGTACACAGACAAATGGCATATGGTGGCACCCATGGCCACAAAGAGAATAGGGCTTGGTGTGGGAGTGGTGAACCGCATCCTCTATGCTGTTGGTGGCTATGACGGAGATAACAGGTTAAACAGTGTGGAGTCCTACAACCCAGAGAAAAACGAGTGGTGCTTTGTCTCTCCAATGAAGACCACACGAAGCGGGGCGG GTGTGGGATGCCTGGACCAGTATGTCTACGTTTTGGGGGGTTATGACAGTCATTCACAGCTACGTACTGTGGAGAGGTACAACACAGAAACAGATACCTGGGAAGATGTGGCTCCCATGAACACACCTCGCAGTGCCCTCAGTGTAGCTGTCATTGCTGGAAAAGTGTTTGCTTTAG